The following proteins are co-located in the Streptomyces sp. DT2A-34 genome:
- a CDS encoding PAC2 family protein, whose amino-acid sequence MLDPQGLYAWEPKGLAVVDMALAQDSAGLVMLYHFDGYIDAGETGDQIVDGLLDSLPHQLVARFDHDRLVDYRARRPLLTFKRDRWAAYEVPAIEVRLVQDATGAPFLLLSGPEPDVEWERFAAAVQQIVERLGVRLSVNFHGIPMGVPHTRPVGITPHGNRTDLVPGHRSPFDEAQVPGSAESLIEYRLMEAGHEVLGVAAHVPHYIARSAYPDAALTVLEAVTAATGLVLPGIAHTLRTEAHRTQNEIDRQIREGDEELTNLVEGLEHQYDAIAGAETRGNMLAEPVDIPSADEIGREFERFLAEREGEN is encoded by the coding sequence GTGCTTGATCCGCAGGGTTTGTACGCATGGGAGCCGAAGGGCCTGGCTGTCGTCGACATGGCGCTTGCCCAGGACTCGGCAGGCCTTGTCATGCTCTACCACTTCGACGGATACATCGACGCGGGTGAGACCGGCGACCAGATCGTCGACGGCCTCCTGGACTCGCTGCCCCACCAGCTCGTCGCCCGCTTCGACCACGACCGACTGGTGGACTACCGCGCCCGGCGCCCGCTGCTGACGTTCAAGCGCGACCGCTGGGCCGCGTACGAGGTGCCCGCCATCGAGGTGCGGCTCGTCCAGGACGCCACCGGGGCGCCCTTCCTGCTGCTGTCCGGGCCCGAGCCGGACGTGGAGTGGGAGCGCTTCGCCGCGGCCGTCCAGCAGATCGTGGAGCGGCTCGGGGTGCGCCTGTCGGTGAACTTCCACGGCATCCCCATGGGCGTCCCGCACACCCGCCCGGTCGGCATCACTCCCCACGGCAACCGCACCGACCTCGTCCCCGGCCACCGCAGCCCCTTCGACGAGGCGCAGGTGCCCGGCAGCGCCGAGTCCCTGATCGAGTACCGGCTCATGGAGGCCGGGCACGAGGTGCTGGGTGTCGCCGCGCACGTCCCGCACTACATCGCCCGCTCCGCCTACCCGGACGCGGCCCTGACCGTGCTGGAGGCCGTCACGGCGGCGACCGGCCTGGTCCTGCCGGGCATCGCGCACACCCTGCGCACGGAGGCCCACCGCACGCAGAACGAGATCGACCGCCAGATCCGCGAAGGCGACGAGGAGCTCACCAACCTCGTCGAGGGCCTGGAGCATCAGTACGACGCGATCGCCGGCGCCGAGACCCGCGGCAACATGCTCGCCGAGCCCGTGGACATCCCGTCGGCCGACGAGATCGGACGGGAGTTCGAGCGGTTCCTGGCCGAGCGGGAGGGCGAGAACTGA